In the genome of Triticum urartu cultivar G1812 chromosome 5, Tu2.1, whole genome shotgun sequence, one region contains:
- the LOC125556212 gene encoding uncharacterized protein LOC125556212, translated as MVAAPIPAAGEATPPPEPPPSRVSVRSSSSSSRRRCALSSRFREPASPRRHAWVSLQGRLVAAEEAASAEAAAPGLAPDEATAWELFSPMHRVLLVATVAAASSRSHAARRIEQLQRSIHFRDEVLQSMQQKLDDLLGEMHSLQQQYVKCDSFISTQSEKVELVSSKKLMDEEGTRCCVCSQPVTAATPYKTKDFCGMDDAKSDVVDRTSVSLVDHEERRMSDLSDIWSVVSSVDNHLNGDNQLSSLAAEQELYNIQKECEEKDAIIKELTAAAHTSSTADAKRIAELQDILKRKNMVISKLKKDMSALKQMVVELTRAKRASSVNLNTACSEVPVMSSNILYDMSSTSPSSSDSESPVTAREYLNVQLTDGTPGDCESTGSSRVSVRKTSLPPAKSSVRSTVPLKEKCLNPKVETSFVGRQKQLISSNGDFKKTRRQSHQDSRNKATKRWI; from the exons ATGGTCGCCGCCCCCATCCCCGCCGCCGGCGAGGCGACCCCGCCCCCGGAACCGCCCCCGTCCCGCGTATCCGTTcgttcctcctcttcttcctcccggCGCCGATGCGCCCTCTCGAGCCGTTTCCGCGAGCCGGCGAGCCCGCGGCGCCACGCGTGGGTCTCCCTCCAGGGCCGCCTCGTCGCCGCCGAGGAGGCGGCGTCCGCCGAAGCGGCCGCGCCGGGCCTAGCGCCAGATGAGGCGACGGCGTGGGAGCTCTTCAGCCCGATGCACCGCGTTCTCCTCGTCGCCACCGTGGCGGCCGCCTCCTCCCGCTCCCACGCTGCCCGCCGCATCGAGCAGCTCCAGCGATCGATCCATTTCAGG GATGAGGTGCTGCAAAGCATGCAGCAGAAGCTGGATGATCTGTTGGGCGAGATGCACTCCCTGCAACAGCAATATGTCAAGTGCGACAGCTTCATTTCCACCCAGAGTGAAAAGGTTGAGCTGGTGAGCAGCAAGAAGCTAATGGATGAGGAGGGAACCAGATGCTGCGTGTGCTCACAACCAGTGACTGCTGCTACTCCTTACAAGACAAAG GATTTCTGTGGAATGGATGATGCAAAGAGCGATGTAGTTGATAGGACTAGTGTAAGTCTTGTGGATCATGAGGAGCGCCGGATGTCGGATCTCTCAGACATTTGGAGTGTCGTATCCTCTGTGGATAATCATTTAAACGGGGACAATCAG CTAAGTTCACTGGCAGCAGAACAAGAGTTGTATAACATTCAGAAGGAGTGTGAAGAGAAGGATGCGATTATAAAGGAACTGACTGCAGCTGCACATACATCTAGCACTGCTGATGCCAAG AGAATTGCAGAGCTGCAGGATATTCTCAAAAGGAAAAACATGGTGATATCCAAACTGAAGAAAGACATGTCAGCTCTGAAGCAGATG GTTGTTGAACTAACAAGGGCTAAAAGAGCATCTTCTGTCAACTTAAATACAGCCTGCTCTGAAGTCCCAGTGATGTCAAGCAATATTTTATATGATATGAGCAGCACTAGCCCATCATCATCGGATTCTGAGTCTCCTGTAACAGCGAGAGAATACCTTAATGTGCAGCTCACTGACGGCACTCCAGGAGACTGTGAATCCACAGGAAGCTCTAGAGTATCAGTGCGAAAAACATCTCTTCCTCCAGCAAAATCATCAGTGCGCTCGACTGTCCCACTCAAAGAGAAATGTTTAAATCCAAAAGTGGAAACAAGTTTCGTTGGTAGACAGAAGCAACTTATATCCTCTAATGGAGACTTTAAAAAGACTAGACGACAAAGTCACCAAGATTCAAGGAATAAAGCTACAAAGAGATGGATATAG
- the LOC125509684 gene encoding glucosamine 6-phosphate N-acetyltransferase 1-like, whose amino-acid sequence MEQPQAATASEAGAGVDADADAYRIRPLELGDLSKGFCDLLAQLSPSAPLTEDTFRSRFAELAALGGDHLVLVAEDAGTGRIAAAGAVLVERKFIRRCGTVGHVEDVVVDAAARGRGLGEGVVRRLVEHARARGCYKVILNCTPELRGFYAKCGFVEKNVQMGLYF is encoded by the coding sequence ATGGAACAACCGCAAGCAGCCACGGCGTCGGAGGCCGGCGCCGGCgtcgacgccgacgccgacgcgTACCGCATCCGACCGCTCGAGCTCGGCGACCTCTCGAAGGGCTTCTGCGACCTCCTCGCGCAGCTCTCCCCCTCCGCGCCCCTCACCGAGGACACCTTCCGCTCCCGCTTCGCGGAGCTCGCGGCCCTGGGCGGCGACCACCTCGTCCTCGTCGCCGAGGACGCCGGCACGGGCCGCATCGCGGCCGCGGGAGCGGTGCTCGTGGAGCGCAAGTTCATCCGGCGCTGCGGCACCGTGGGGCACGTCGAGGACGTGGTGGTGGACGCCGCGGCGCGCGGCCGGGGGCTCGGCGAGGGCGTCGTGCGCCGCCTCGTGGAGCACGCGAGGGCGAGGGGGTGCTACAAGGTCATACTGAACTGCACCCCAGAGCTGAGGGGGTTCTACGCCAAGTGCGGATTCGTGGAGAAGAACGTCCAGATGGGGCTCTACTTCTGA